The DNA sequence CAAATAATCCAGAGccgtcatcatcatcgtcatcggtaagaaataatttaaatattgatagcAGTAACATTAATCCAGATTTGAATTCCGAGCCAATAAGATCTTACGCTAAAAAGACTGGAATGTTTCCTAAAAGACATCGTGCTTTGATAGACGGTATCAAGCCAACAGGAAGATCTAGATGGGAACCAATGGCTGGTGGGAATGAAAGAATCCGCAGGAATTATTACGATGATTTAAGACCAAATCATCAGTTTCCCGATAGAGATCCACTGAATCCCACGTTCCATGTTGACGCACGTGGTTCCAGATCAATGCCTCCGTTTTTTGATCGAGATCCTAGATCACTGATGCCATATGATGCTCCTAGATCAGTGCCATCATATGATCATGGTCCTAGATCTCTACCACCGTATGATAATGGTCATAGATCAGTTCCGCCATTTGATTACGATCCTAGATCTTTGCCTTCATATGATCACGATCCTAGATCACTGCCACCATATGATCGTAATCCCAGATCTATGCCACCATTTGATTACGGTCCTAGATCACTGCCACCATTGGATTATATtccaaattcaaattatcaatacgatcgtaattttttaccaaatcCAATGCATCAAAATTCAGGATTTAATCAACaagattatataaaattgtcaagtaaaatgaaaaattctcaTAGACAattagaattgaaaaattctaaacCTAGATCTCGTAAATTACGACGtgataaatcgaaaaaaacaaataagcCGCCTCCGTTTAaaggaataaataataatagtgatcgTTCTGTTAGAGGTAATTACAGATCACCTCGTAAGAATCCACATAGAGCTGCTAGAAATCCAGAGTTCAATAAACAAACGGGTGATTCATCAAAAGACAATGATTCGAATGattctattgaaataattgacaTCCAGGAACCAGTTCCTGATAAACCGACCGCTGAAACTGAGACCAGTTGCAGCGTTGATGCCAGTgctgataaaattaatgaccCAATCATAAATGATAAGAATCTAGAAAAAACTGACGACAattcaagtaaaaatgatgacaaTTCTGAGGAGAATGACAACACTGCCAATAAAAATGATCTGGATAAAGACAATAGTCAGAGTACGAGTAATTTTGCTGATGATGTTCAGGATCTGACAGCGACAGCATCAGAAAATACGGaaactgataaaattaatgatgatgACAATTCAAAGTATAATGTTAAATGTGCCTCTGCTGAAAGAAGTCAGcgtgaaaattcaaaatcatcaGAATCTGAAGAATCATCAGACTCTGATTCTGATGAGTCGATATTTGAAGTACCGGTCCCGCCAAAACCACCGcctccattaattaatttgaatgattCATCAGAATCTGAGGATGATGACAGCGATGATGACAATAAAGTTGATGCTGATGCTGCTGATGATGATAAGAATGACAAAAAAGAACCTTTGACTACTGATTCACTCGTTGCTGgttcgaataattcaaaatcatCAAGAGAAAATTCTAGTGGGACAAATAATGAGAAGCAAAATGatagtgatgatgatgatgatgatgatgaagaggaggaagaagaagaaaattgGATTGAAACCAATATAATATTGAACTGTTCTCAGGTACAGAAAAGTGTTCCGACTATggaagagttaaaaaaaataggacGGGAGTCATCAGTAAATTTGATAAGCGATGACAGTATGACTGAAAGTGAAGCAATGAACTGGAGAACGATTGAGAAGGAAATAAATACTGAGACTAATGATGAGTTGAACACTTCAATGAGGCTGAATATAAGCGGCGGAGAAACTAATGATGGATCTGATAAGAGGTCTCCCAAGTCTGGGGGTAAAGGTGATAAGAATCAAAGCCCGTCGTCGGGGAGCAGGAAGAGGGCGCGGGAGGATGGGGGTAAAAATagagatgaatttttgaaGCCTATCAAGTTGCCCAGGAATGAAAAGACTAGTGAGGTTTCTTTTGAGGAGTACTTGGCTCAGCCGATGCCCAAACAGCTGCTGGCTTTTTACACCGACTATCGAGACAGTGAAGTTATGAACGACGTCAGGGATATTCAGAGCCAAATGTCAAGTATGTAgaaatttagtttttgttttataatttttttggaaattcaaAGGAAATTATTAGCTATCAAGTTAACATCAgttagaaatataaaatatgaagatcattataaattaacttgcATACTAACAAatacactttttaaaattttgatttaaatttaaagcaaattacttgaaattattAGCAACCCAAGTAGCACAGGGACAACTCATTATGaacttaattttggaattacggtaaaaatattgattgtatcaaaaaatttttcaaataaaagttgttcaaaatttaattttataaaaaaaatgtctcttataattttttcttagaactaataaaaaagccgtaatttcaaaattaagattttcgtaattaacaaaaatttgaatactcattatgaattttaattttgtaattacgccgaaaatattggtcgtttaaaaaaatcataagagacattttttttataaaattaaatttcctacgaCTTGTGTTTAAAAACTCTTCTGATAAaaccaatattttcgccgtaatatcaaatatttcaaaattaaggtGTATCTTATCACTAGTTATGTActgtactttaaaaatttttcaaatttaaaatccaactcaatattttgattaattgtgTACTCAATGATTGGAACTTTTTTTGCGGAATggaaatgaaaagtaaaaaatctggATCTAGATTTCGGAAATGT is a window from the Microplitis demolitor isolate Queensland-Clemson2020A chromosome 4, iyMicDemo2.1a, whole genome shotgun sequence genome containing:
- the LOC103575848 gene encoding uncharacterized protein LOC103575848, whose amino-acid sequence is MDAHDNYDPEVEARLYAEIYYSNDTYPDTNNPEPSSSSSSVRNNLNIDSSNINPDLNSEPIRSYAKKTGMFPKRHRALIDGIKPTGRSRWEPMAGGNERIRRNYYDDLRPNHQFPDRDPLNPTFHVDARGSRSMPPFFDRDPRSLMPYDAPRSVPSYDHGPRSLPPYDNGHRSVPPFDYDPRSLPSYDHDPRSLPPYDRNPRSMPPFDYGPRSLPPLDYIPNSNYQYDRNFLPNPMHQNSGFNQQDYIKLSSKMKNSHRQLELKNSKPRSRKLRRDKSKKTNKPPPFKGINNNSDRSVRGNYRSPRKNPHRAARNPEFNKQTGDSSKDNDSNDSIEIIDIQEPVPDKPTAETETSCSVDASADKINDPIINDKNLEKTDDNSSKNDDNSEENDNTANKNDLDKDNSQSTSNFADDVQDLTATASENTETDKINDDDNSKYNVKCASAERSQRENSKSSESEESSDSDSDESIFEVPVPPKPPPPLINLNDSSESEDDDSDDDNKVDADAADDDKNDKKEPLTTDSLVAGSNNSKSSRENSSGTNNEKQNDSDDDDDDDEEEEEEENWIETNIILNCSQVQKSVPTMEELKKIGRESSVNLISDDSMTESEAMNWRTIEKEINTETNDELNTSMRLNISGGETNDGSDKRSPKSGGKGDKNQSPSSGSRKRAREDGGKNRDEFLKPIKLPRNEKTSEVSFEEYLAQPMPKQLLAFYTDYRDSEVMNDVRDIQSQMSRNPNRWAILDADITYQRGSPKKLTCSSCKKYGHKRDQCPDKRKVLICHMCGENGHLEPRCPQKMCLTCGRKYSSFRKTCEYCCKLYCSLCKSKGHLKTNCPDLWRRYHQTTTPDTINIPAEPNKILKPSHKLSCCNCTRRGHDSSNCTRYRWSQHFPSPCSVTSYTEGPGYPPRPRTSTSVTKPTEVNRAPEPSADSDNQLVICEPPATQPSPSLSSEFDSQIILYHYTNIPDSRELESAGWPSEIILPHKIPNISYEFIDESSSLRPEFLSKHFPKSSPYLIDLVIKRVDDKNVEIKIKTPSEMSTFEFKKLIIQWLSRRPVDRDKMSAVDALPVKKEKMLNLFIDKLYCFVTNSSLRGIIDYDYKIFSVPLKKSPVGERRCLIKLLSSLYNFCLIPMSENIIRDFEKLLNLLLTKGSDDEVNTSLPQWIYMNCCWFNFELFTGHLSAYVADAKERILDRVKEVNKLKNLEIDAIKEELGLKEMITRNKKKRITRNAKKKEKLQEINLQNILIFNKPIKVRGDDENKKKSGKNNGSDDKMSEKKLSKNKTKNPSKKINDGKKIDNTLIVNRKKTNDSKKIDNILIVNGKINHMVLQREKLASRAQAALDLAKKHGLKGFYDRAEGIIKKIRDRCNVKRNVIEQLWTDIVKELRGKNITVLN